Proteins from a single region of Nitrospira sp.:
- a CDS encoding HNH endonuclease, translated as MTTTTHYQRALRQLEQEGMHRNWKPLLLAHLNAPRHTTTMSRLAKSVGYADHNGANLQYGLLGARLGQMLGFQKQPLDFRLGSLATWKKDQPLDEHFKFTMRRELVEALKRLQWDKCSGRSILVLWRWKEALNCKGKVITRSIGNQMRSVGPGDMLYICATNANELYMLGMIKVKKAGRENDSYLRRQLGGYYAEGEALSGPINIISLGKRQWDLRFVSSNSDRLSKKRQIGFQLQQHRYLTPASTKLLQEILQVPPDNKLVARKQFVIEGRKLTRLVSSRERKIRQQALKHHGTTCQICNFDFNKLYGEFAKECVEVHHLNPISRSASNGSQTSLDEVIVTCPNCHRALHSWIDPANWKTFRKLYHR; from the coding sequence ATGACTACTACGACTCATTATCAAAGAGCTCTTCGTCAGCTGGAGCAGGAGGGAATGCATCGGAACTGGAAGCCGCTTTTGCTCGCCCACCTGAATGCGCCACGCCATACAACAACAATGTCAAGATTGGCTAAGTCTGTCGGATACGCTGACCATAATGGGGCAAATCTTCAGTATGGTCTTCTTGGCGCACGCCTGGGACAAATGCTTGGTTTCCAAAAGCAACCCCTTGATTTTCGCCTAGGCAGTTTAGCGACCTGGAAGAAAGATCAGCCGCTCGATGAGCATTTCAAGTTCACCATGAGGCGTGAGCTTGTGGAAGCACTAAAAAGACTTCAATGGGACAAGTGTTCGGGCCGTAGTATTCTTGTTTTGTGGCGCTGGAAGGAAGCATTGAATTGCAAGGGGAAGGTAATAACGCGAAGCATTGGCAATCAGATGAGGAGTGTTGGGCCAGGCGATATGCTCTACATATGTGCCACCAATGCTAATGAACTTTACATGCTGGGCATGATCAAGGTGAAGAAGGCTGGCAGAGAGAACGATTCATATCTTCGAAGGCAGCTTGGCGGCTACTACGCAGAGGGGGAAGCCCTTTCTGGGCCTATTAATATAATTTCCCTCGGTAAACGGCAATGGGACTTGAGGTTTGTAAGCTCGAACTCGGACAGGCTAAGCAAGAAACGGCAAATCGGGTTTCAACTTCAGCAGCATCGCTATTTGACGCCCGCTTCTACGAAATTACTACAAGAGATATTGCAGGTTCCCCCAGACAATAAGTTGGTGGCAAGAAAGCAGTTTGTAATAGAGGGTCGAAAACTTACCCGGCTGGTTTCCTCCCGGGAAAGAAAAATTCGACAACAGGCCCTAAAGCACCACGGCACGACATGCCAAATCTGTAACTTTGACTTCAATAAGCTGTATGGAGAATTTGCAAAAGAGTGTGTCGAAGTACATCATCTGAATCCTATTAGTCGGTCTGCATCAAATGGCAGTCAAACCAGCCTCGATGAGGTAATCGTTACATGCCCAAATTGTCATCGAGCGCTCCACAGCTGGATTGACCCAGCAAACTGGAAAACGTTCAGAAAACTATATCACCGCTAG